Part of the Armatimonadia bacterium genome, GTGCGGGCTACTGGGTCACGTGGAAGGCGGCGCCCAGGCTGCGGAGAGACCCAGTGCCGGAGGCAGGGGCCTTCGCGCTGCACGCGCCACCAGCGCAACCGGTACCACAGGCGCCGGCGGCTCTGCACTTGCCCTGGGCTCGCGCCGCACACTTGTCACCGCAGGCGCAGTTCGCGCAGGTGCACTTGTCCTTGCAGGTGCAGGGGGTGCCCGCAGCGCACTGGCAGGACCCCTTGGCCGCACACTTGTCGCCGCAGGCGCACTTGTCACAGGTGCACTTGTCCTTGCAGGTGCAGGCGCCGCCCGTGGGACACTGACAGGGGCCTGTTGTCGTCTGGGCCTGTGCCCTGGCTGCGCCACAGCCCATGCCGGGCCCCTTACAGCCACCGGCGGGATTCGGGCCGGCCATCACGTAGGAGGTGGTAACGGCAAGGGCGATCACAGCGATTGTCAGACCGATCTTTACAGTGCGGGACATTGTGCATCACCTTTCGGTTGGCTGGGTTTGTGGGTGTGGAACGGTGCGTCAGCTCGCAACCAATCCGACAGGCGGCGCGCGTGATGCGAGCGGAGCCCTGCCGGGCACTTCCTGTGCTGGACCCGGACGCTCTCGCTCCAGGCGCCGGCAGGGGAGGCCGGGATCCGCAGGGGCGGCTGGAAGGGATAGACCCAGGCAAGCCGGCTGCCGCTCGGCCTCCGCAGGACTCGAGAGGTTTGCCCGGTCCTCGCGCAGGCCCCATAGCTCATGCTGATGGCAGCAGGATTCATGCCCGCCCGAACGGTCGCAGGGGTCAGACTGCTCGCGCCCCGACGTCGGCAGCGGAACCTCACAGCACGAAGCCCGATGCGGCATCACTGAGGTGGCACATCGGCATACCGGGGCAAGCTGGAGGGCAAATAGGCAGGCGACCGTCAGGGCCCCGCAGCGGCTCTGAAGCCGAAGGACAGAGAGCCCGGATGCTTTGGGCAATCCTCGGTTACCCTCCCAAAGGGTCTGCATGTTTTGTGTAACGATGGAACACATCGGCTTGTTCCCGCTGAGTGCACAGGGAAGGGATACAGGAAGGGCCGCCCAGAAGGCGGCCCTTGCGTTCATGGCTGGTGATCGAACCCGACACTAGATCAGGCTGGCGATGTAGTCGCCGGCGCGCTGGCAGTCGCCCTCATTGCCGGTGACGGCCTTGACCTTGCCCGCACCGAGGGCCTTGATGACGGCGTCGTCGATGGCCTTGGCCGCAACGGTCTCGCCCAGATGATCCAGCATCATCCCGGCCGCGCAGATGGCGGCAACGGGGCTGACCTTCCCGAGGCCCGCATGCTTCGGCGCTGACCCGTGGATCGGCTCGAACATGCTGACGCCCTCGGGGTTGATGTTGCCCGAGGCCGCGACGCCCATGCCGCCCTGGATCATCGCACCGAGGTCGGTGATGATGTCGCCGAACATGTTGGTGGTGACGATCACGTCGAACCACTCGGGGTTCTTGACGAACCACATGCAGCAGGCGTCGACGAAGGCGTACTCCTTGGTCAGGTCCGGGTACTCCTCGCCGACCTCACGGAAGGAGCGCCGCCACAGGTCGTGGCCGTAGGTGAGGACGTTGGCCTTGTCGACGCTGTGGATGAGCTTCTTGTCGTTGCGCTTGCGGCACAGCTCCATGGCGTAGCGGCAGATGCGCTCGCAGCCCTTGCGGGTGTAGATGGCCTGCTGGAGAGCGACCTCATCGGGCGTCCCCTTCTTCAGGAAGCCGCCGATGCCGGTGTACAGGTCTTCCGTGTTCTCGCGGACGACGACGAAGTCGATGTCCTCCG contains:
- a CDS encoding 3-isopropylmalate dehydrogenase yields the protein MYKIALLPCDGIGPEVTAEAMKVLDVAAKKFGVQYETIPYDIGGDRYLRTGDIITDKEMEELAQMDAIYLGAVGHDKVQPGILEHGILLRLRFEFDQYVNLRPVKLYPGVYTPLKDKGPEDIDFVVVRENTEDLYTGIGGFLKKGTPDEVALQQAIYTRKGCERICRYAMELCRKRNDKKLIHSVDKANVLTYGHDLWRRSFREVGEEYPDLTKEYAFVDACCMWFVKNPEWFDVIVTTNMFGDIITDLGAMIQGGMGVAASGNINPEGVSMFEPIHGSAPKHAGLGKVSPVAAICAAGMMLDHLGETVAAKAIDDAVIKALGAGKVKAVTGNEGDCQRAGDYIASLI